In Streptomyces sp. NBC_01381, the sequence AACCGACTCAGGTGGTCAGGTAGAGAATACCGAGGCGTTCGGGTGAACTATGGTTAAGGAACTCGGCAAAATGCCCCCGTAACTTCGGGAGAAGGGGGGCCATCACCGGTGATCGGATTTACTCCGTGAGCTGGGGGTGGCCGCAGAGACCAGCGAGAAGCGACTGTTTACTAAAAACACAGGTCCGTGCGAAGCCGTAAGGCGATGTATACGGACTGACGCCTGCCCGGTGCTGGAACGTTAAGGGGACCGGTTAGTCCGACTTCGGTCGGGCGAAGCTGAGAACTTAAGCGCCAGTAAACGGCGGTGGTAACTATAACCATCCTAAGGTAGCGAAATTCCTTGTCGGGTAAGTTCCGACCTGCACGAATGGCGTAACGACTTCTCGACTGTCTCAACCATAGGCCCGGTGAAATTGCACTACGAGTAAAGATGCTCGTTTCGCGCAGAAGGACGGAAAGACCCCGGGACCTTTACTACAGTTTGATATTGGTGTTCGGTTCGGCTTGTGTAGGATAGGTGGGAGACTTTGAAGCGGGCACGCCAGTGTTCGTGGAGTCGCCGTTGAAATACCACTCTGGTCGTGCTGGATGTCTAACCTCGGTCCGTGATCCGGATCAGGGACAGTGTCTGATGGGTAGTTTAACTGGGGCGGTTGCCTCCCAAAGAGTAACGGAGGCGCCCAAAGGTTCCCTCAGCCTGGTTGGTAATCAGGTGTTGAGTGTAAGTGCACAAGGGAGCTTGACTGTGAGACCGACGGGTCGAGCAGGGACGAAAGTCGGGACTAGTGATCCGGCGGTGGCTTGTGGAAGCGCCGTCGCTCAACGGATAAAAGGTACCCCGGGGATAACAGGCTGATCTTCCCCAAGAGTCCATATCGACGGGATGGTTTGGCACCTCGATGTCGGCTCGTCGCATCCTGGGGCTGGAGTCGGTCCCAAGGGTTGGGCTGTTCGCCCATTAAAGCGGTACGCGAGCTGGGTTTAGAACGTCGTGAGACAGTTCGGTCCCTATCCTCTGTGCGCGTAGGAATATTGAGAAGGGCTGTCCCTAGTACGAGAGGACCGGGACGGACGAACCTCTGGTGTGCCAGTTGTCCTGCCAAGGGCATGGCTGGTTGGCTACGTTCGGAAAGGATAACCGCTGAAAGCATCTAAGCGGGAAGCCTGCTTCGAGATGAGTATTCCCACCCCCTTTGAGGGGTTAAGGCTCCCAGTAGACGACTGGGTTGATAGGCCAGATCTGGAAGCCCGGTAACGGGTGGAGGTGACTGGTACTAATAGGCCGAGGGCTTGTCCTCAGTTGCTCGCGTCCACTGTGTTGGTTCTGAAACAACGAACAGTTGTGTCGGCTGAACAGCGTCACTACTTAATTGAAGAGTGTGCTTGTTCGCTGCCCTGTTTGAGATCCGGCTATTTCGCTGGATATTTCATAGGGTTTCGGTGGTCATAGCGTGAGGGAAACGCCCGGTTACATTCCGAACCCGGAAGCTAAGCCTCAAAGCGCCGATGGTACTGCAGGGGGGACCCTGTGGGAGAGTAGGACGCCGCCGAACAATCTTTGGAGGACCCTTGGTCCCAGCGTCCACGCTGGGACCAAGGGTCCTTTTTGTTTTTGTCGAAGCGCGCCGGCTACCCGGCTGCGCGAGAATGACTGCGGTACCGAAGACTAGGAGTCACCGATGTCCACCAACTCTCCCGACGAGCGACCGGAGCGCGAGCAGCGCCGCCGGGACGGTGGCGACCGGGGCGGATACCGCGGTGGGGCGCCCCGTCGGGACAACGACCGTGGCGACCGCAGTGGCGGGCGTCCCCCGTTCCGCCGGGACGACCGTCCCACTTCCGGCGGACCGCGCCGCGATGACCGTGACAATCGTGGCGGTCCGCGTCGTGACAACGACCGCGGCGGTGAGCGTGGCGGCTTCCGTCGCGACGACAACCGTGGCGGCGACCGTCCCGGGTTCCGGCGCGATGACCGCCGGGATGACCGGCGTGACGATCGCGGTGGTGACCGTGGTGGTTTCCGTCGCGATGACAACCGTGGCGGTGGCGGCGGCTACCGCGGGCGGGATGACCGTGATGGCGGAGGACGTCCCCCGTTCCGTCGCGATGACCGCTCGACCTCCGGTTTCCCGCGCCGTGACGACCGTCGTGACGGGGATCGTCCCGCCTTCCGTCGTGACGACCGCTCGACCTCCGGCTCCCCGCGTCGCGATGACCGTCGTGACGATCGTGGCGGCGACCGCGGTGGTGACCGTGGTGGTTTCCGTCGCGATGACAGCCGCGGTGGTGACCGTCCCGGCTTCCGCCGTGACGGGGATCGTCCCGGATTCCGTCGTGATGACCGCCGCGATGACCGGCGTGACGATCGCGGCGGCGATCGTGGTGGATTCCGGCGCGACGATCGTCGGGATGACCGCGGTGGTGACCGTGGTGGATTCCGCCGCGACGATCGACGTGACGACCGACGCGATGACCGGCCCCGTGGTGGCGGCGACCGTCCTGGGTTCCGCCGTGACGACCGTCGTGATGACCGCGGTGGCGATCGTGGTGGCTTCCGTCGGGATGACAGCCGTGGTGGCGACCGTCCCGGGTTCCGGCGCGATGACCGCCGTGACGACCGGCGTGACGATCGCGGTGGTGACCGTGGTGGGTTCCGCCGCGATGACCGTCGTGACGATCGTGGCGGCGACCGCGGTGGTGACCGTGGTGGGTTCCGGCGTGATGACAGCCGTGGTGGTGGCGGTGGCGGTGGCTACCGTGGGCCGCGTCGTGACGACAGCCGTGGCGGACGGCCCAGCGGGTTCCGTGGGCGGGACGACCGGCGTGATGACCGGCGCGACGGCGACCGTGGTGGCTACCGCGGGCGTGACGACCGGGACCGTGACCGCGAGCCCATCAAGCGGCTGCCGATCCCGGACGACGTCACGGGGCACGAGATCGACAAGGACGTACAGCAGGAGCTGCAGAGCCTTCCCAAGGGGCTTGCCGAGGACGTCGCCAAGAACCTGGTGATGGTCGCCAACCTGCTCGACGAGGCCCCCGAGCAGGCCTACGCGTACTCGCGGGTCGCGCTGCGGCTCGCGTCGCGTGTCGCCGCTGTTCGCGAGGCCGCGGGCTTCGCCGCGTACGCGACGCAGAAGTACAGCGAGGCCCTCGCCGAGTTCAGGGCCGCCCGGCGGATGACCGGCAGCGTCGAGCTGTGGCCCGTCATGGCGGACTGCGAGCGTGGTCTCGGCCGGCCCGAGAAGGCGCTGGACATGGCCGGTGGGCCTGAAGTGGCGAAGCTGGACAAGGCGGGGCAGGTCGAGATGCGGCTCGTGGCCGCAGGCGCCCGGCGTGACATGGGGCAGATCGATGCCGCCATCGTCACCCTGCAGAGCCCTGAGCTGGCGTCGAACTCCGTGCAGCCGTGGACCGCGCGGCTGCGGTACGCGTACGCCGACGCGCTGCTCGCTGCGGGGCGTGAGGACGAGGCGCGCGAGTGGTTCGCGAAGGCCATCGAGTCCGACAAGGACGGCAGCACCGACGCGTCGGACCGGCTCGCCGAGCTGGACGGTGTCGAGTTCGTGGACGCTCTTGATGAGGACGGTGCCGATGCGCTCCCGGAGCCCTCGGAAAGCGATGACGCCGTCGTCCAGAGCGACGTGGACGACGAGGGCGATGAGGATGATGAGGGTGACGCTGATGGTGCCGGAGACGGCAAGGTCTGAGCGTTGACCTAGATACGACGACGGGCGGGATCCCAGCAGGGGTCCCGCCCGTTGTCGTATCCGCGTGCTGTGGGAGGTTCAGACGTCGAGGCTGCGCAGGACCAGGCCCGATGCGGGCTTGGGGCCGAAGGATGTCGACTTGCGGGGCATCGTGACCCCTTGGCGGGCCAGGTCGCGGACGACCTCTTCGCGGACCGGGTGCATCAGGATCGCCGTGCCGCCGTCGCGCTCCGCCTTCTCCACGGTCGCTTCGGTGTCGTGGATGTAGGCGATGTGCTCAGGGGCGTCGGGGATCTGCCAGATGTGGTCGAGGAGCGTGGAGTGCAGGACCGTCGCGTCGAGGGTGCGCCAGGCCTCGGGGCGGTCGGTGCGGATCGTACGCGCGAGGAGGTCGGGGGAGGGGCGGTCGACGAGGTGGTAGCGGCCGTCGCCGGCGAGGAGGAAGGCGTTGCCTTCGGTGGCGGCATCGGCCAGGGCGTCGAGCGCGCGGGGCAGGGCACCCTCGACGGTGCGGACGCGGAAGGTGTCCGTGAGGGCCGCCAGGGCGTCCGCGACCGGGAGTTGATGCAGGTAGCGGTGGATGGCGCGGACCCGCAGGGGGTAGCGCGCGGTGTCCACCAGGAGGACAAGGCCGTAGTCCCACGGGCCGGGGGACGGGTGCTCTGAGCGCAGCCGCAGGTTGGTCGCCCAGCGGTGGTGTCCGTCCGCGATCAGGGCCTGGTGGCGGGCGAGATCTGTCTGGATCTCGGCGAGCTCGGCGGGGTCCGTGACCGCCCACAGGCGGTGGCTGAAGCCGTCCTCCGTGGTCGTCGACAAGAGAGGCTTGTTCAGTACGGTGCGCTCGATGAGCGCCGGCGCGCCCGTGGCGTTGCCGTCGGAGCGGTAGGTCAGCAGCAGCGGCTCGAGGTTGGCGCTCGTCGCGCGCATCAGGGCCGCGCGGTCCTCGACGACATGGGGCATGACGCCCTCGTGGGGCAGGACGATGCCGTCCGCCGCCTCCGAGAGGCGCAGGGCGCCGATGACGCCGCGCTGCAGGATGTCGCCGTCGCGCTGCTCGTAGATGTAGAGGCTGGGCACCGGGTCGGGCGCGAGGATGCCCTGGGCGAGCCAGGACCGCAGGGTCTCCGCTGCCTGGTCGTTGCGGGCGGCGGGCGTGGTGGCCTGCGGGAGGATCAGCCGGACGATGTTGTGCGGGTCGGCGGACTCCAGGTGGAGCAGGCCGTCGGGCCGTACGACCACGTCGTACGGAGGAGACGTCACGGCGGCCAGGCTGCCGACCCGTTCGGGGACGTATCGCACGCCTCGGAACGGGATCAGGTCGAGGCCGTGGTCGTCCGTGTCACCCGCTGTGTTCATTGCAGCATCGTATGTGTGTCAGTGGCATAAGCGATGATCGGGGGAGTGGGATCGACCGAGGAGCGATGTGTAATGAGCCAGACCGTCAGGACGCGGCCCGACGGCAGCCGGAATGTGCTGAGCGAGGCGTATGACACGGCGCTGCTCGACCTGGACGGAGTGGTGTACGCGGGAGGGCAGGCGATCGTGTACGCCGTCGAGTCGCTGGGGACGGCGCGGGCGGGCGGGATGCATCTCGCGTACGTGACGAACAACGCGCTGCGCACGCCGGACGCGGTCGCCGGGCATCTGACGGAGCTGGGCATCCCGACCGGGGCGTCGGATGTGATCACGTCGGCGCAGGCGGCCGCGCGGCTCGTGAGTGAGCAGGTCCCGGCGGGGGCACGGGTGTTGGTGATCGGCGGGGAAGGGCTGCGGGTCGCGTTGCGGGAGCGGGGGCTCGAGCCGGTGGAGTCGGCCGAGGACGAGCCGGTGGCGGTGGTGCAGGGGTACGGGGGGCCGGACCTGGCGTGGGGGCGGTTCGCCGAGGCCTGTTACGCGATCGCGCGCGGGGTGCCGTGGTTCGCGTCCAACACGGACCTGACGATTCCGAGTGCGCGGGGCATCGCGCCCGGCAATGGCGCGGCGGTCGAGGTGGTCCGCATCGCGACGGGCGCCGAGCCGCAGGTGGCGGGCAAGCCGCTGCCTCCGATGCATCGCGAGACGATTCTGCGGACCGGGGCCGAGCGGCCGTTGGTCGTGGGGGACCGGCTCGACACGGACATCGAGGGAGCGTTCAACGGCGGGGTGGACTCGCTGCTGGTGCTGACCGGAGTGACGGACGGCGCCCGGTTGCTCGCGGCCCCGCCCGAGCACCGGCCGACGTATGTGGACGCGGATCTGCGCGGCATCCTGACCGGGCAGCCCGAAGTGACCTCGGCGGAGGGCGCGTTCGGCTGCGGCGGGTGGACCGCTTCGGCGCGGGGGTCCGAGCTGGTGCTTGACGGCGAGGGCGACGTGCTTGATGGGCTGCGGGCGCTGTGTGGTGCGGCGTGGACGGATGCGGGGGATGGGGTGTGCGCGCTGGACGGGGGGAAGGCGTTGTCGCGGTTGGGGGTGTAGGCGGGGCTGGGGCTGGAGGTTGGAGCCGCCCGGCCCGCGCGTGAGTGGGCCGAAGGCGCCCCGCCACTCCCCACCCCCCCAATCAACGGAAAGCCCCGCCCCTGCCAGCAGAGGCAAGTGCGGGGCCTTCGGTGGGCTAGGGGGCTCAGGCCGTTTCGTTGCGGTCTATTAGTTCGTCGGTGGTCGTGCCTCTGCGCCAGTAGCCCGAGAACGACACCCGCTTGCGGTCGAAGCCGCGGTCGGTGACCAGGTGGCGGCGGGTGGCCTTGACCGTTGCGGATTCGCCCGTGATCCAGGCGTACGGGGTGCCCGATGGGAGCTCCGCGGTGCGGATCGCCGACGGTGTGGCGCCTGTCTCCGTGAGCCAGGTGATTTCCGCGTCGGCCTTGGTGGACAGGTCCTGCCGGTCCGCAGGGTCGTGGACCTCGATCCAGACGCGCGTCGGAGTGCCGGGCGGGAGTGTTTCGAGGATGCTCGCCACCGCCGGGAGCGCCGACTCGTCGGCGGTCAGCAGGACCCAGTCGGTGTCCTGCGGCAGCCTGAAGTCGTAGGCGCCGTTCTCTTCCTCGATCGGGGCGAGTACGCCTATCCGGGCGCCGGGGGCCGCCTTCCGCGCCCAGCTGGTGGCCGGTCCGTCCGACGGCGAGGGGGCCGGGCCGTGCACCGCGAAGTCGACGATCAACTCATCGGGGTCGCGGCGCAGTTCACGCGTGGTGTACGTGCGCATGATGCCGCGTACGTCGGGGTCGAGGGCGAGCCAGTCGGCGTACCAGTTGGCCGCGTCGCCCTCGGTCGTGTCCGGCATGACCGGGGCGTCCTGCCCCGGATGCGGCAGGAACACCTTGATGCGCTGGTCGCGGCCGGCCGAGGCCATCCGTTCCAGGCCGTCGCCGCCGAGTGCCACGCGGATCATGGCGGGCGTGACGTACTCGGTCCGCAGCACGTGCATGTCGAAGAAGTGGTACGGGGAGTCGGTCATCAGTTGAGCCTCTTCGACTTCTCGATGGCGGCGGCGAGTCGTTCGAGCACGGGGGCGAAGCCGGCGTAGCTGTAGCGCTCCTCCATCGACCAGGGCGTGGTCTGGCCGGCCTTGACGGCGGGGAGCAGCTCCCAGGTGGGCTTCTTCGCGAGCTCCTTGGGCGGCAGGGCGCTCGAGCGGTTGTCCATCATGACGAGATCGGCGTGGTACTTGTCGGCGTTCTCCCAGCTGAGGAACTCCCAGAAGCCCCATTCATCGCTCTTCTTGCCCTCGACGAACTCGACGCCGAGGTCCTTGAAGTAGTTCAGGTCGCAGTAGGAGTCCGGCACGGCGACGTAGAACTGGTCGGCGTCGCCGGTCATCGCGAGGACCTTCAGGCCGGGTTTGGCCTTCGCCGCCTTGCGCAGTCGGCTTTCGGCCTTGTCGAAGCGGGCCTTGGCGGCCCGTACCTTCTCCGTCTCGAGGTCGGCGCCGAGCGACTCGGCGAGCTCGGTGTAGCGCTTCAGCGGTTCGAGCAGGGAGGTGCGGGCGCCCTTGATGCCGACGGTGGGCGCGAGCGCCTCGATCTTCTTGGTGCTGTCCGCGGGCACGAACCAGAGAGCGGGCGGCGGGAACATGTTGCTGATCAGGACGTCGGGCTTGAGGCCCGCGTACTTCTCGATGTTGAACTGGTTGAAGGACTCGCCGAGGCTCGTCAGTTTGTCGACATCGAGATCGCCCGCCTGGGGGTTGGGCTTGCCGTCCACCGGCTTGGACGGGCCGAAGATGCCGGTGCACTCGACGCCGTAGTCGTACAGCGCGGCGGCCGTGCTGACGTAGGCGACGATGTTCTTCGGGGTGTGGTTCACCTTGGCGGTTCTGCCGCGGTCGTCCTTGAAGCTCCAGGCCTTGGAACCGGAGTCTTTCTCGGGCTTCTTCTCGCTCCCGCAGGCCGTGAGCAGGGCGCCGGCGCCGATGGCGCCGCCGGCGGTGAGCAGGCCGCGGCGGGAGAGAGTGCGGTGGGTGTTCATCAGACGGCCTTCTTCGACTTGTCGACGGCTGCCGCGAGCTGCTCGATGAGCGGTGCGTAGCCGGCGTGACTGAACTGGGCCTCGTTGGACCACGTGATGACCTGGTCCGCCTTGACGGCAGGGAGCTTTGCCCAGGTCGGTTTGGACTTCTTGAGCTCGGCGGGCTTGAGGTTGCCCGTCCGTTTGTCGACGAGGATCAGATCGGCTTCGTACGTGTCGGCGTTCTCCCAGCCGAGCTCCTGGAAGAAGCCGCCCTTGGCCGTCTCGTCCGGGGTGACGAACTCGATGCCCAGGTCGGCGTAGTGGCGCAGATCGGTGAAGTCGGTGGGGTTGCCCACGTAGAGCAGGTCGGGCTGCGCCGAGATCGCCATGACCTTGATGCCGCCGCTCGCCTTCGCCGCCTTCGCGGACTTGCGCAGGGTCTCCGACGCCGCCTCGAAACGCTTCTTGGCGGCGATGACCTTCTCCGCCTTGAGGTCGGCGCCCAGCGATTCGGCGAGTGCGGCGAAGCGGCCGATCGCCTTCGTCAGCGAGGTCTTGCCGGTGAGGATGCCGACGGTCGGGGCGAGCGAGGTGATCTTCTTGGCGGATTCCTCGGGGACGTACCAGAGAGTCGGCGCCACGTTCATGGTGCTCACGAGCAGCTCCGGCCGGAGCTTGGCGTACTTCTCGATGCTGAACTCGCCCCAGGCGTTGCCGAGGATCGTCACTTTGTCGACATCGATGTCGGCGGCCTGCACATCGGGTTCGCCGTTCCTCAGCTTCGTCGGGCCGAAGACGCCGGTGCACTCGATGCCGAAGTCGTGCAGCGCGGCGGCCGCGCCGATGTAGGCGACGATGCGGCGCGGGGTCTTGCCGGCCTTCGCGGTCGTGCCGCGATCGTCCTTGAAGCTCCAGCCGTCGCCCGATGCTTTCGCGCCATCGTCCGAGCCGTCGCCGCATGCCGAAAGAAGTCCGCCGAGGCCAAGGGCTCCGACGCCGCCGAGCACACCACGGCGGGTCAGAGCGGGAGGTATCGGGCGGCGAGCACGCATGGCTGTTGCTTCTCCCGTCGAAGTCGAGTGAGAGGGTAGGCTAACCTAACCTGGTGTTGGTCGACAGTCCCCCCGAAGCCAGCGCGGAGACCGCTCCCGCGCCACCCAACCGCCGCGCGATACGCAGCGCCGGGCTCCTTGTCTCGGTCGGTGTGCTCGCACTCGTCGCCGTGGCGAGCATCGCGGTCGGTGCCAAGTCGATGCCCCTGGACCACGTCTGGCACGGTCTCTTCCAGGACACCGGGACGTACGACGATGTCGTCGTCGCGGAGCGGCTTTCGCGCACGCTGCTCGGACTGCTCGTCGGTGTGGCCCTTGGTCTCTCCGGTGCCGTTCTGCAGGCGCTCACCCGCAATCCGCTGGCCGACCCCGGACTGCTCGGCATCAACCTCGGTGCATCGGCCGCCGTCGTCACCGCCATCAGCTTCTTCGGCGTCACATCGCTGAGCGGCTATGTGTGGTTCGCGTTCTTCGGCGCTGCCGCGGTCGGCGCCCTCGTCTACGCGCTCGGCGGCACCCGCAACGCGACGCCGGTGCGCCTCGCGCTCGCCGGAACCGCGATCAGCGCCGCCCTCTACGGCTATCTGCAAGCCGTGATGATCATGGACAATGCGGCGCTCAACAAGATGCGCTTCTGGACGGTCGGTTCCCTGGCGTCGGCCAAGAACGAGACCATCCTGCAGGTCCTCGCCTTCTTTGTGATCGGCAGCGTGCTCGCGCTCGGCCTCGCCCGGCCGCTGAACGCCATGGCCATGGGCGACGACACCGCCCGCGCGCTCGGCGCCCACCTCAACCGCACCCGCGCGCTGTCCATGGCCGCCGCGACCCTGCTGTGCGGGGCGGCGACCGCGGCGGTCGGGCCCATCATGTTCGTCGGCCTGATGGTGCCGCACGTCGTGCGCTCCTTCACCGGGCCCGACATGCGCTGGATCCTGCCGTACGCGGCGGTCCTCTCCCCGGTCCTGCTGCTCGGCGCCGACGTCGTCGGACGCATCGTCGCGCGCCCCGCCGAGCTGCAGGTCGGCATCATCACCGCGTTGATCGGCGCCCCGGTCTTCATCATTCTCGTACGACGGCGGAGGCTGGCTCAGCTGTGAAGGCGATACGCACCCGGGGCGGGCTCAGCTTCCGTCTCGACGTCCGCACGGCCGTGGTCGTCGCCCTGCTCGTCGTGGCCGCGCTCGCCGCGAGCGTCGTCCTGATCGGCACCGGCGACTTCGACATCCCCACCGCCGACGTCATCCGCACCCTGCTCGGCAACGGCGACGCCGGGCAGGAGTTCATCATCAACGACCTGCGGCTGCCCCGCGTCCTGGTCGGACTCCTCGTGGGGGCCGCGCTCGGACTCGGCGGCGCCATCTTCCAGTCCATCTCGCGCAATCCGCTGGGCAGTCCGGACATCCTCGGCCTCGGGCAGGGGTCCACCGCCGGGGCGCTCATCATGATCGTCCTCTTCCAGGGCAGCGCGGTGCAGGTCGCCGGCGGTGCGCTCGTCGGCGGTCTGGTGACGGGCACGGCGATCTATCTCCTTGCCTGGAAGCGGGGCGTGCACGGCTTCCGGTTCGTCCTTGTCGGCATCGGCGTCGCCGCCTTCGTCACCGCCATCAACGGCTATCTGCTCACCAAGGCCGACATCGTCGACGCCGCGCGCGCCGTCGTCTGGATGACCGGCTCCCTCAACGGCCGGGACTGGGAGCAGGTCTGGCCGCTGCTCGTGCTGTGCGCGATCCTGGTGCCGCTCGTCATGACGTACGCGCGACCGCTGCGGATGCTGGAGATGGGCGACGACGTCGGATACGCGCTCGGCGTGCCCGTCGAGCGCACCCGCCTCGTCCTGATGGGCTCGGCCGTGCTGCTCACCGCGGCGGCGACCGCCGCCGCGGGACCCGTCAGCTTCGTGGCGCTCACCGCGCCGCAGCTGGCCAGGCGGCTCACCCGCTCGCCGGGACCGAACCTGATCCCGTCCCTGTGCATGGGCGCCACCCTGCTGATCGTCGCGGACTGGGCCTCGCAGCGGGCGTTCGGCGCCGATCAGCTGCCCGTGGGCGTGGTCACCGGTGTGCTCGGCGGCGTCTATCTGCTCTGGCTGCTCGTCATCGAGCGCAAGGCGGGGCGGATATGAGCGGCGGGGCGCAGATCAACAGCGGGGCGCAGATGAACAGCGGGGCG encodes:
- a CDS encoding ABC transporter substrate-binding protein; this encodes MNTHRTLSRRGLLTAGGAIGAGALLTACGSEKKPEKDSGSKAWSFKDDRGRTAKVNHTPKNIVAYVSTAAALYDYGVECTGIFGPSKPVDGKPNPQAGDLDVDKLTSLGESFNQFNIEKYAGLKPDVLISNMFPPPALWFVPADSTKKIEALAPTVGIKGARTSLLEPLKRYTELAESLGADLETEKVRAAKARFDKAESRLRKAAKAKPGLKVLAMTGDADQFYVAVPDSYCDLNYFKDLGVEFVEGKKSDEWGFWEFLSWENADKYHADLVMMDNRSSALPPKELAKKPTWELLPAVKAGQTTPWSMEERYSYAGFAPVLERLAAAIEKSKRLN
- a CDS encoding HAD hydrolase-like protein, with amino-acid sequence MSQTVRTRPDGSRNVLSEAYDTALLDLDGVVYAGGQAIVYAVESLGTARAGGMHLAYVTNNALRTPDAVAGHLTELGIPTGASDVITSAQAAARLVSEQVPAGARVLVIGGEGLRVALRERGLEPVESAEDEPVAVVQGYGGPDLAWGRFAEACYAIARGVPWFASNTDLTIPSARGIAPGNGAAVEVVRIATGAEPQVAGKPLPPMHRETILRTGAERPLVVGDRLDTDIEGAFNGGVDSLLVLTGVTDGARLLAAPPEHRPTYVDADLRGILTGQPEVTSAEGAFGCGGWTASARGSELVLDGEGDVLDGLRALCGAAWTDAGDGVCALDGGKALSRLGV
- a CDS encoding iron ABC transporter permease, with amino-acid sequence MLVDSPPEASAETAPAPPNRRAIRSAGLLVSVGVLALVAVASIAVGAKSMPLDHVWHGLFQDTGTYDDVVVAERLSRTLLGLLVGVALGLSGAVLQALTRNPLADPGLLGINLGASAAVVTAISFFGVTSLSGYVWFAFFGAAAVGALVYALGGTRNATPVRLALAGTAISAALYGYLQAVMIMDNAALNKMRFWTVGSLASAKNETILQVLAFFVIGSVLALGLARPLNAMAMGDDTARALGAHLNRTRALSMAAATLLCGAATAAVGPIMFVGLMVPHVVRSFTGPDMRWILPYAAVLSPVLLLGADVVGRIVARPAELQVGIITALIGAPVFIILVRRRRLAQL
- a CDS encoding iron chelate uptake ABC transporter family permease subunit, whose translation is MKAIRTRGGLSFRLDVRTAVVVALLVVAALAASVVLIGTGDFDIPTADVIRTLLGNGDAGQEFIINDLRLPRVLVGLLVGAALGLGGAIFQSISRNPLGSPDILGLGQGSTAGALIMIVLFQGSAVQVAGGALVGGLVTGTAIYLLAWKRGVHGFRFVLVGIGVAAFVTAINGYLLTKADIVDAARAVVWMTGSLNGRDWEQVWPLLVLCAILVPLVMTYARPLRMLEMGDDVGYALGVPVERTRLVLMGSAVLLTAAATAAAGPVSFVALTAPQLARRLTRSPGPNLIPSLCMGATLLIVADWASQRAFGADQLPVGVVTGVLGGVYLLWLLVIERKAGRI
- a CDS encoding tetratricopeptide repeat protein, which codes for MPIPDDVTGHEIDKDVQQELQSLPKGLAEDVAKNLVMVANLLDEAPEQAYAYSRVALRLASRVAAVREAAGFAAYATQKYSEALAEFRAARRMTGSVELWPVMADCERGLGRPEKALDMAGGPEVAKLDKAGQVEMRLVAAGARRDMGQIDAAIVTLQSPELASNSVQPWTARLRYAYADALLAAGREDEAREWFAKAIESDKDGSTDASDRLAELDGVEFVDALDEDGADALPEPSESDDAVVQSDVDDEGDEDDEGDADGAGDGKV
- a CDS encoding DUF1015 domain-containing protein, whose translation is MNTAGDTDDHGLDLIPFRGVRYVPERVGSLAAVTSPPYDVVVRPDGLLHLESADPHNIVRLILPQATTPAARNDQAAETLRSWLAQGILAPDPVPSLYIYEQRDGDILQRGVIGALRLSEAADGIVLPHEGVMPHVVEDRAALMRATSANLEPLLLTYRSDGNATGAPALIERTVLNKPLLSTTTEDGFSHRLWAVTDPAELAEIQTDLARHQALIADGHHRWATNLRLRSEHPSPGPWDYGLVLLVDTARYPLRVRAIHRYLHQLPVADALAALTDTFRVRTVEGALPRALDALADAATEGNAFLLAGDGRYHLVDRPSPDLLARTIRTDRPEAWRTLDATVLHSTLLDHIWQIPDAPEHIAYIHDTEATVEKAERDGGTAILMHPVREEVVRDLARQGVTMPRKSTSFGPKPASGLVLRSLDV
- a CDS encoding ABC transporter substrate-binding protein, with product MRARRPIPPALTRRGVLGGVGALGLGGLLSACGDGSDDGAKASGDGWSFKDDRGTTAKAGKTPRRIVAYIGAAAALHDFGIECTGVFGPTKLRNGEPDVQAADIDVDKVTILGNAWGEFSIEKYAKLRPELLVSTMNVAPTLWYVPEESAKKITSLAPTVGILTGKTSLTKAIGRFAALAESLGADLKAEKVIAAKKRFEAASETLRKSAKAAKASGGIKVMAISAQPDLLYVGNPTDFTDLRHYADLGIEFVTPDETAKGGFFQELGWENADTYEADLILVDKRTGNLKPAELKKSKPTWAKLPAVKADQVITWSNEAQFSHAGYAPLIEQLAAAVDKSKKAV
- a CDS encoding siderophore-interacting protein — its product is MTDSPYHFFDMHVLRTEYVTPAMIRVALGGDGLERMASAGRDQRIKVFLPHPGQDAPVMPDTTEGDAANWYADWLALDPDVRGIMRTYTTRELRRDPDELIVDFAVHGPAPSPSDGPATSWARKAAPGARIGVLAPIEEENGAYDFRLPQDTDWVLLTADESALPAVASILETLPPGTPTRVWIEVHDPADRQDLSTKADAEITWLTETGATPSAIRTAELPSGTPYAWITGESATVKATRRHLVTDRGFDRKRVSFSGYWRRGTTTDELIDRNETA